One region of Priestia megaterium genomic DNA includes:
- a CDS encoding LysR family transcriptional regulator, which translates to MNIEQLKHIVEIDKTGSLKEAAGNLHITLPALSQSIKNLEKELNIMIFHRSRRGSIPTEEGHRLIEKASAALLKIQEFMDEAEAYTNTMNGEIKIATYPGPMEILVRLITEIKREYPNIKASVYENSTEYIIDKVLDGEVDVGFITYTEKEEKKYRNLVFKKLLDGHMVAAVNKKSPLAKQTLITEEMLINQPIVLYNDKYIQEFMKGFSSLPCDILFTTNNVDTIRHTLENNTAINIGFDYAFKTDAGLSRSDQYVVVNFAPPHYKTYSFGYFYNANNGLSRIIREFLKRIHRTIVNNE; encoded by the coding sequence ATGAATATTGAACAATTGAAACATATAGTGGAAATAGATAAAACGGGTTCACTAAAAGAAGCAGCTGGTAACCTGCATATTACGTTACCTGCATTAAGCCAATCTATAAAAAATTTAGAGAAAGAACTAAATATAATGATTTTTCATCGTTCCAGAAGAGGATCTATTCCAACTGAAGAAGGTCATAGGTTAATTGAAAAGGCCAGCGCTGCTTTATTGAAAATTCAAGAATTTATGGATGAAGCAGAAGCGTATACAAATACAATGAATGGTGAAATAAAGATTGCAACCTACCCAGGACCAATGGAGATTCTCGTTCGCTTAATAACAGAAATTAAAAGAGAATATCCGAACATAAAGGCTTCTGTCTATGAAAATAGCACCGAGTATATTATAGATAAAGTTCTAGATGGGGAAGTAGATGTAGGTTTCATTACTTATACAGAAAAAGAAGAAAAAAAGTATCGGAACTTGGTATTTAAAAAGTTATTGGATGGTCATATGGTAGCTGCAGTAAATAAGAAGTCGCCATTAGCCAAACAAACACTCATTACTGAAGAGATGTTAATTAACCAGCCAATTGTTTTATATAACGACAAGTATATTCAGGAATTTATGAAAGGTTTTAGTTCACTGCCATGTGATATCTTGTTTACTACCAATAATGTAGATACAATTCGTCATACATTGGAAAATAATACGGCAATAAATATAGGATTTGACTACGCATTTAAAACAGATGCTGGTTTATCTAGAAGTGATCAATATGTAGTCGTTAACTTTGCTCCTCCGCACTATAAAACTTATTCTTTTGGGTATTTTTATAACGCCAATAATGGGCTTTCTAGAATAATAAGAGAATTCTTAAAGCGGATTCACAGAACTATAGTAAATAATGAATGA
- a CDS encoding 2,3-butanediol dehydrogenase — protein MKALRWHNQKDIRLEEINEPVVQAGQVKMKVKWCGICGSDLHEYLGGPIFIPVDKPHPLTNEVAPVTLGHEFSGEVVEVGEGVTHYKVGDRVVVEPIFSTHGHQGAYNLDEQMGFLGLAGGGGGLSEYVAVDEELLFKLPDDLSYEQGALVEPAAVALYAVRSSKVKAGDKVAVFGCGPIGLLVIEALKAAGATDIYAVELSPERQAKAEELGAIIINPAEVEDTVAEIARLTDGGVDVSFEVTGVPIVLRQAIQSTGIGGETIIVSIWEKGAEILPNDIVIKERTVKGIIGYRNVFPAVLSLMQKGYFSAEKLVTKKIALDDVIEEGFESLIKEKNQVKILVKSEQQ, from the coding sequence ATGAAGGCGCTAAGATGGCATAATCAAAAAGATATTCGTCTTGAAGAAATAAATGAACCAGTTGTACAGGCTGGTCAGGTAAAAATGAAAGTTAAATGGTGTGGAATTTGCGGTAGTGATTTGCATGAATACTTAGGTGGTCCCATCTTTATTCCAGTTGATAAACCGCACCCTCTCACTAATGAGGTTGCTCCAGTGACGCTTGGACATGAATTCTCAGGTGAAGTAGTAGAGGTTGGAGAAGGTGTAACCCATTATAAAGTTGGTGATCGTGTGGTTGTTGAGCCAATCTTTTCTACACATGGACACCAAGGTGCTTATAATCTAGATGAACAAATGGGATTCTTAGGTTTAGCCGGAGGCGGTGGCGGTCTTAGTGAATATGTCGCAGTAGACGAAGAACTTTTATTCAAACTTCCAGATGATTTATCTTATGAACAAGGTGCTCTAGTAGAACCAGCGGCAGTAGCTCTTTATGCAGTACGTTCAAGTAAAGTGAAAGCCGGAGACAAAGTTGCTGTATTTGGATGTGGACCAATTGGACTTCTTGTCATTGAAGCGTTGAAAGCAGCAGGTGCAACCGATATTTATGCAGTTGAATTATCTCCAGAAAGACAAGCGAAAGCAGAAGAATTAGGAGCTATCATCATTAATCCTGCTGAAGTTGAAGATACGGTAGCCGAAATTGCTAGATTAACTGACGGTGGCGTAGATGTATCATTTGAAGTAACAGGCGTACCTATTGTATTACGTCAAGCCATCCAATCTACGGGAATTGGCGGAGAAACGATTATCGTTAGCATATGGGAAAAAGGAGCAGAAATTCTACCGAATGATATTGTAATTAAAGAACGAACTGTTAAAGGAATCATTGGCTATCGTAACGTGTTCCCAGCAGTATTGTCTCTTATGCAAAAAGGCTACTTCTCAGCCGAAAAGTTAGTAACGAAAAAGATAGCTCTAGACGATGTAATTGAAGAAGGGTTTGAAAGCCTGATTAAAGAAAAAAACCAAGTTAAAATTCTGGTTAAATCGGAACAGCAATAA
- a CDS encoding ABC-2 transporter permease, translating to MKGLLLTNYYLIHRSFLTYTALAIVISAVIFYFADPSFYRIIAMLIILLMAMPALEVIKLESKTGYDKYVLTLPISRKNVVQSHYIFYFLIVVSGTILSYGVFSMYSLISKSAVENIVNIVSFGTFIVLFAGAIAYPLLYVFGAEKSDGIVLGGGMGGLFVAIALQGVVGYIVEILAASSLPIASSLHVPILYTLLGMVMYIASYFIALFIYRKREF from the coding sequence ATGAAAGGTCTATTGTTAACGAACTATTACCTCATTCACCGAAGCTTTTTGACTTACACAGCGCTCGCCATAGTTATTTCTGCAGTCATCTTTTATTTTGCTGATCCTTCATTTTATCGTATTATAGCGATGTTAATTATTTTATTAATGGCAATGCCAGCGCTTGAAGTGATCAAACTAGAAAGCAAAACCGGCTATGACAAATACGTGCTTACCCTTCCAATTAGCCGGAAAAATGTGGTGCAAAGTCACTATATTTTTTACTTTTTAATTGTCGTCAGCGGAACCATCCTATCTTATGGTGTTTTCTCAATGTATTCGCTTATTTCCAAGAGTGCAGTAGAGAATATAGTAAATATCGTTTCGTTTGGTACATTTATCGTACTTTTCGCCGGTGCAATTGCTTATCCGCTTCTTTATGTATTCGGGGCAGAGAAATCTGACGGAATAGTACTTGGAGGTGGAATGGGCGGCCTTTTCGTTGCGATTGCTTTACAAGGAGTTGTTGGGTATATAGTTGAAATATTAGCAGCATCCAGCTTACCGATCGCTTCTTCTTTGCATGTTCCTATCTTATATACTCTTTTGGGGATGGTAATGTATATTGCTTCTTACTTTATTGCGCTGTTTATCTACCGGAAGAGAGAATTTTAG
- a CDS encoding ABC transporter ATP-binding protein: MTNLLEVRNMAKSFGQNEVLKDVSFHVPPGSIVGFIGDNGAGKSTTFKAVLGLISRDSGTVEIFGEDNLNKDATIKEDIGVVFDAINLPVSLTIKQLNNVFKKLFNSWEEADFHRLIHSFSLPEDKKIHTFSRGMSMKLSLAVALSHGAKLLLLDEATGGLDPSSREQILDELKAFVSDGNSGILLSSHIMSDVEKIASHLVVIKNGEILLNEEKEKVFEEYAIAVMKEEQLNVLPEDVVVAKRTYDTSARVLVSDKHQLPEGTVTEPMSMEELSVLLTRSER; the protein is encoded by the coding sequence ATGACAAATCTTTTAGAAGTTAGAAACATGGCAAAATCGTTTGGCCAAAATGAGGTTTTAAAAGATGTTTCATTTCATGTACCTCCTGGATCGATTGTAGGATTTATTGGTGATAACGGAGCAGGGAAATCGACGACGTTTAAGGCGGTACTAGGACTGATTTCAAGAGATAGCGGTACGGTCGAAATATTTGGTGAAGACAATTTAAATAAAGATGCGACGATTAAAGAAGACATTGGAGTCGTGTTTGATGCGATTAATCTGCCGGTTTCTTTAACGATAAAACAGTTAAACAACGTTTTTAAGAAGCTGTTTAATTCTTGGGAAGAAGCTGATTTTCACCGGTTGATTCATTCTTTTTCATTGCCAGAAGATAAAAAAATACATACGTTTTCACGCGGCATGTCGATGAAATTATCTCTAGCGGTAGCGCTGTCTCACGGTGCTAAACTATTGCTGTTAGATGAAGCGACAGGAGGATTGGATCCTTCGTCTAGAGAGCAGATATTAGATGAATTAAAAGCTTTTGTCAGCGATGGGAACAGCGGAATACTGCTTTCATCTCACATTATGAGCGACGTCGAAAAAATCGCGAGCCATCTTGTTGTGATTAAAAACGGTGAAATTTTATTAAATGAAGAAAAAGAGAAAGTGTTTGAGGAGTACGCAATTGCCGTTATGAAGGAAGAACAGCTGAATGTACTTCCTGAAGATGTAGTAGTGGCAAAAAGAACGTATGATACGTCTGCCCGTGTACTCGTATCAGATAAGCATCAGCTGCCAGAAGGAACTGTAACTGAACCGATGTCGATGGAAGAACTAAGCGTGCTTTTAACAAGGAGTGAACGATAA